Proteins from one Nitrobacteraceae bacterium AZCC 2146 genomic window:
- a CDS encoding hypothetical protein (product_source=Hypo-rule applied; superfamily=53474; transmembrane_helix_parts=Inside_1_118,TMhelix_119_141,Outside_142_145,TMhelix_146_168,Inside_169_402) — translation MISRRHVFHLGGYDPVAPETLFARFRRSLSSFQKNWNVTTTASDLTTKSDVSATWHAEASGANWKTQTTFEILRWDDLILQDFQRDDLSRLGHAALTLLDFVVTGTLVRYLRSSWRYTAFFLFPYCLVTLFAVLGLFVASLTYRLFGPGGGSGALATLVAVAVFGALLRWSPWRQKINHAFDDWIFSRQFLYGQRLQMEQRIDAFAEKIVERARDSDADEIIVVGHCLGAALVMQAVARAMKKDARLAEHGPKICILTVGATIPKFSLHPRGEIGRRATASVARNSLILWSEYHARDDMISFYRFDPVTLTHIAYDRSDGRPNIRRVQIPSMLSADSFRRSRFRFMRMHYQFLMGNDQRSAYDYCMIVCGPLPFEEITGPAGGLPHFGVDGALLASDPAQTK, via the coding sequence ATGATCTCGCGACGGCATGTCTTTCATCTCGGCGGGTACGATCCAGTCGCCCCCGAAACGCTGTTCGCCCGATTCCGCCGCTCGCTATCAAGCTTTCAAAAGAACTGGAATGTCACGACGACAGCGTCGGACCTGACGACAAAATCGGACGTCAGCGCGACCTGGCACGCGGAGGCGTCCGGGGCGAACTGGAAAACCCAAACGACGTTCGAGATACTGCGCTGGGATGACCTGATTTTACAGGACTTCCAGAGAGACGACCTGTCGCGGCTGGGGCATGCCGCCTTGACGCTGCTGGATTTCGTCGTCACCGGCACGCTGGTCCGCTACCTCCGTTCGAGCTGGCGATATACGGCGTTTTTCCTGTTCCCTTATTGCCTCGTGACCTTGTTTGCAGTGTTGGGGCTCTTCGTGGCCTCCCTCACCTATCGGCTGTTCGGACCGGGTGGCGGCAGCGGCGCGTTAGCGACGCTTGTCGCCGTGGCGGTTTTCGGCGCTTTGCTGCGCTGGTCACCCTGGCGCCAGAAAATCAATCACGCCTTCGATGACTGGATTTTCTCGCGGCAATTTCTGTACGGCCAGCGGCTGCAGATGGAACAGCGGATCGACGCCTTTGCTGAAAAAATCGTCGAACGCGCGCGCGACAGCGATGCAGATGAGATCATTGTGGTTGGCCATTGCCTGGGCGCGGCACTGGTCATGCAGGCCGTCGCTCGGGCGATGAAGAAGGACGCCAGACTGGCCGAACACGGGCCGAAGATCTGTATCCTCACGGTGGGTGCCACGATACCGAAATTCTCGCTGCATCCGCGCGGCGAGATCGGCCGTCGGGCGACCGCCTCGGTTGCCCGAAATTCATTGATTCTGTGGTCCGAATATCACGCACGCGACGACATGATCAGTTTTTACCGCTTCGATCCGGTAACGCTCACGCACATTGCATATGACAGGTCGGACGGAAGGCCGAACATCCGTCGCGTTCAAATTCCGTCAATGCTCAGCGCGGACTCGTTCAGGCGCAGCCGGTTCAGATTCATGCGGATGCATTATCAGTTCCTGATGGGGAACGATCAGCGATCAGCCTATGACTACTGCATGATTGTCTGCGGTCCGCTACCGTTTGAAGAGATCACCGGGCCGGCGGGCGGCCTGCCCCACTTTGGCGTTGACGGCGCGCTCTTGGCTTCCGATCCGGCACAGACGAAATGA
- a CDS encoding hypothetical protein (product_source=Hypo-rule applied): MTKFAPQSSISTRNLIVQPPSYDGAYTRVCPQSIDDKATLSWWRLRSAYTFTDACPARLRQTLAGRSLIAEPRWEAAVDGDAASAIGIALPAIGDDSYDGAYLDLARSAVLLCALNGSAASALVLSHALRRSTSGRITWQAPAAAWLVRAAFGREELSVEGSPQTGQHKGSSQTSLMPYATSKNGRRA, from the coding sequence ATGACAAAGTTTGCTCCTCAATCCAGCATCAGCACGCGAAATCTCATCGTGCAGCCGCCGTCGTACGACGGCGCTTACACCAGGGTCTGCCCTCAGTCCATCGATGACAAGGCTACGTTGTCCTGGTGGCGTCTGCGTTCCGCATACACGTTCACTGACGCATGTCCGGCTCGGCTGCGACAGACGCTTGCGGGTAGGTCCCTGATCGCAGAGCCCCGCTGGGAAGCCGCAGTTGACGGTGATGCGGCCTCCGCGATCGGGATCGCCCTCCCCGCGATCGGCGATGACAGCTATGACGGTGCATATCTGGATCTCGCCAGGAGCGCGGTCTTGCTGTGCGCACTGAACGGCAGCGCGGCTTCGGCCCTGGTGCTTTCACATGCCCTGCGCCGGTCCACATCGGGTCGAATCACCTGGCAAGCGCCGGCTGCCGCCTGGCTCGTTCGCGCCGCCTTCGGCCGCGAGGAGCTTTCTGTTGAAGGTTCGCCGCAGACGGGTCAGCACAAAGGGAGCTCCCAGACATCGCTGATGCCGTACGCAACTTCCAAGAATGGGAGGCGCGCATGA
- a CDS encoding hypothetical protein (product_source=Hypo-rule applied; transmembrane_helix_parts=Inside_1_12,TMhelix_13_31,Outside_32_247): MQVRYTKKQRRRLRLVGGLFLVSISSWGLGIERGNAQQLAAAVDQPPFLQTDAAPRKPAKKEGAVTAVAALSSSPSAAPSSTGDAKPTSKPKSRASTKGPYYVDFRARTAASYGHAFVWYGKTSERKVEVAGLHPAGDLLPYMLGHLTWVPAETGASYGDLDVQYLTANYRVYLSEPDAKRVFAYIKELQASSKFWNAETNNCTSFVGKIAAYMGLKTPFHLIFPEQYINDLKEMNGGRQTVQLVSE; this comes from the coding sequence ATGCAGGTGAGGTATACTAAAAAACAGCGGCGGCGGCTGCGCTTGGTCGGAGGCCTGTTTCTCGTCTCGATTTCCAGTTGGGGATTGGGAATCGAAAGAGGCAACGCGCAGCAGCTGGCGGCAGCAGTCGATCAGCCACCTTTTCTGCAGACGGACGCCGCTCCACGCAAACCTGCAAAGAAGGAAGGCGCGGTGACAGCAGTCGCCGCATTGAGTTCGTCTCCGTCGGCCGCACCGTCATCCACGGGTGATGCCAAGCCGACTTCCAAACCGAAATCGAGGGCCTCAACCAAGGGCCCGTATTACGTAGATTTTCGGGCGCGCACCGCTGCATCCTATGGTCATGCCTTTGTCTGGTACGGTAAAACCAGCGAGCGGAAGGTTGAGGTGGCCGGCTTGCATCCAGCCGGCGACTTACTCCCTTATATGCTGGGACATCTGACGTGGGTTCCCGCCGAAACCGGCGCGAGCTATGGCGATCTCGACGTCCAGTATCTCACCGCGAACTATCGGGTCTATTTGAGTGAGCCCGATGCAAAAAGGGTCTTTGCGTATATCAAGGAACTTCAGGCGAGCTCGAAGTTCTGGAACGCGGAAACCAACAATTGCACATCCTTTGTTGGGAAAATTGCCGCCTATATGGGCCTGAAGACCCCGTTTCATCTGATTTTCCCCGAGCAATATATCAACGACCTCAAGGAAATGAACGGCGGACGCCAAACGGTGCAATTGGTTTCAGAATAG
- a CDS encoding hypothetical protein (product_source=Hypo-rule applied; cleavage_site_network=SignalP-noTM) — protein MKKILIVAAGSFFLVGTAAAADLPRAEPVYQQATVGKMPIGKTPIGKTPIGKTPVGKAPLITRG, from the coding sequence ATGAAGAAAATTCTAATCGTTGCTGCGGGATCGTTTTTCTTGGTAGGGACGGCTGCCGCAGCTGACTTGCCTCGCGCCGAGCCGGTCTACCAGCAGGCGACTGTCGGCAAAATGCCGATTGGCAAGACCCCGATTGGCAAGACCCCAATTGGCAAGACCCCGGTCGGCAAAGCTCCCTTGATCACCAGAGGCTGA
- a CDS encoding acyl-CoA thioesterase-1 (product_source=KO:K10804; cath_funfam=3.40.50.1110; cleavage_site_network=SignalP-noTM; cog=COG2755; ko=KO:K10804; pfam=PF13472; superfamily=52266) — protein MACATLTACAVASIPPAASGEAASAAEVCLAVDQQLSPGTALPRTVAATKAGGPLKIVAMGSSSTLGLWQSNPAATYPGILQQELTRLKPASRVIVINSGRNADTIPGNIARFDSDVLAHNPDLVVWQVGTNDVTWLESADSLTKKIVDGVRALRANGADVILMDQQYAPVILASQYSKMQASIAEAARQERVGLFSRFELMRRSVDAGLSIGALVAWDGLHNSAAGYDCIGRALARAIVAVTR, from the coding sequence ATGGCATGCGCCACCCTCACGGCCTGCGCGGTTGCTTCGATCCCCCCTGCCGCATCTGGCGAAGCGGCCTCTGCCGCGGAGGTCTGTCTTGCGGTGGATCAGCAGCTTTCGCCCGGCACGGCGTTGCCCCGCACGGTCGCCGCCACGAAGGCCGGCGGGCCGCTGAAGATCGTCGCCATGGGCTCATCATCGACGCTTGGCCTGTGGCAGTCCAATCCGGCGGCGACCTATCCCGGAATCCTGCAGCAAGAGCTGACGCGTTTGAAGCCAGCCTCGCGGGTCATCGTGATCAACAGCGGCCGCAATGCCGATACGATCCCCGGAAACATCGCGCGTTTCGACAGCGACGTGCTCGCTCACAACCCGGATCTGGTGGTGTGGCAGGTGGGGACGAATGACGTGACGTGGCTGGAGAGCGCCGACAGCCTGACGAAGAAGATCGTCGACGGGGTGCGAGCCCTGAGGGCGAACGGCGCCGACGTGATCCTGATGGATCAGCAATACGCACCGGTGATTCTGGCGTCGCAATATTCCAAGATGCAGGCGAGCATCGCAGAAGCCGCTAGGCAGGAGCGGGTCGGGCTGTTTTCACGCTTCGAGCTGATGCGCCGTTCCGTCGATGCGGGGCTTTCGATCGGCGCTCTGGTAGCCTGGGATGGGCTGCATAATTCAGCCGCGGGCTACGATTGCATCGGCCGCGCGCTGGCGCGGGCAATCGTCGCGGTCACGCGCTGA
- a CDS encoding ATP-dependent Lon protease (product_source=KO:K01338; cath_funfam=3.40.50.300; ko=KO:K01338; pfam=PF00004; smart=SM00382; superfamily=52540), which translates to MSNRDDGTVLLDDDRILTGAAADSAEAREEWQRLPRLLRYAMIGTQHSPLQLERLVAELAEAAPGINTSEWLLDPGIGTGAPLADELDTRAVQDDRPGLRGFADCVRLLSLPMPNDPRHRAHYHRVAKALLLSYRHLPAVLSNEIRAKVEELVYGWAALPLAASVLPGFEHHENAATAAWQLGQSMAVYRKRVAREEIAQEVAERDALTSRAPAPNTVASPDASVPADHIMVCRLATGTDAKLRELIKPFQAAINVPLPLVPLPSLQEIRSQLMFEFPYAASVIDFALTDLVGRSTVKLRPLLLVGEPGGGKSRFARRLGEVLGVHIWRTDASRSDGSVFAGTDKRWHSTEPCHPFVAIAQARHANPLVLIDELEKAGTRSDYGRLWDCLLGFLEPETAARYPDPALQTNLDLSEVSYVTTANSVEPIPSPLRDRFRIVAFPKPRATDLEALLPAVLADIARERRLNTHWFTPFSGEERDAVARHWNGGAVRRLRRVAEVVLRSREMSAVHN; encoded by the coding sequence ATGAGTAACCGTGATGACGGCACCGTCCTGCTCGATGACGACCGCATCCTGACCGGAGCCGCGGCCGACAGCGCTGAGGCGCGAGAGGAATGGCAACGCCTGCCGCGGCTGCTTCGCTACGCTATGATCGGCACGCAGCATTCTCCGCTGCAACTTGAAAGGCTGGTCGCCGAGCTGGCAGAGGCTGCACCCGGGATCAACACCAGTGAGTGGCTGCTTGACCCGGGCATCGGAACCGGTGCGCCGCTGGCAGATGAGCTCGACACTCGAGCCGTCCAGGACGATCGGCCCGGCTTGCGGGGGTTTGCCGATTGCGTGCGGCTACTTTCCTTGCCGATGCCGAATGATCCCCGTCACCGGGCGCATTATCACCGGGTGGCGAAGGCGCTTCTGCTGTCCTACCGGCATCTTCCGGCCGTTCTCTCCAACGAGATCCGGGCCAAAGTCGAAGAGCTGGTGTACGGCTGGGCGGCTCTCCCCCTTGCGGCATCTGTGCTGCCCGGCTTTGAGCACCACGAAAACGCTGCCACAGCCGCCTGGCAACTCGGCCAGTCGATGGCTGTGTACCGGAAGAGAGTGGCGCGCGAGGAGATCGCGCAAGAGGTTGCTGAGAGAGACGCCCTGACATCCAGGGCGCCTGCCCCCAACACCGTTGCATCTCCAGATGCGTCGGTGCCTGCTGACCACATCATGGTGTGCCGACTTGCAACCGGAACAGACGCAAAGCTGCGGGAGTTGATCAAACCGTTCCAGGCTGCGATCAATGTGCCGCTGCCGCTCGTTCCATTGCCCTCATTGCAGGAGATCCGCAGCCAGTTGATGTTCGAGTTCCCCTATGCGGCGTCCGTCATCGATTTTGCACTGACCGATCTCGTCGGCCGAAGCACCGTCAAGCTTAGGCCGTTGCTGCTGGTGGGTGAACCCGGCGGCGGAAAGTCGCGGTTCGCCCGACGTCTTGGCGAAGTGCTCGGAGTGCACATCTGGCGGACCGACGCCAGTCGCAGCGATGGATCGGTGTTCGCCGGCACCGACAAACGCTGGCATTCCACCGAGCCGTGCCATCCGTTCGTGGCGATTGCACAGGCCAGACACGCCAATCCATTGGTGCTGATCGACGAACTCGAAAAAGCCGGCACGCGTTCGGATTACGGGCGTCTGTGGGACTGCCTGCTCGGGTTTCTGGAGCCGGAGACCGCCGCCCGCTATCCGGACCCGGCCCTGCAGACCAACCTTGACCTCTCCGAAGTCAGCTACGTGACGACGGCCAACAGCGTCGAACCGATCCCTAGCCCGTTGCGCGATCGCTTCCGGATCGTCGCATTCCCGAAACCTCGCGCGACGGACCTCGAGGCTCTGTTGCCGGCCGTGCTTGCAGACATCGCTCGCGAGCGTCGTCTTAACACGCACTGGTTCACGCCATTCAGTGGAGAAGAGCGTGATGCGGTCGCGCGTCACTGGAACGGGGGGGCAGTGCGGAGATTGCGACGTGTCGCAGAAGTCGTCCTTCGGTCGCGCGAAATGTCCGCGGTCCACAACTAA
- a CDS encoding Icc-related predicted phosphoesterase (product_source=COG2129; cath_funfam=3.60.21.10; cog=COG2129; pfam=PF00149; superfamily=56300), translated as MRIQIISDLHLDAAVTKPIVLADAIDAVVVAGDTCQGSVQAFEALRRIVPCEVPIIMVMGNHEFYRRAIHDELALAMAKARDFNITLLEEGTAVIGGVRFVGATLWTDYGLFGGSSMDLAIHAARLGMNDHLLIALREGPMQRFDPEDAQAMHRQSRAYLAAVLATPFPGPSVVVTHHAPHPGSVHQRYQSDLLSAAFVSDLSEPIRRYSPDLWIHGHVHNSFDYRVGRTRIVCNPHGYGRENPAFDPSLVVEVAS; from the coding sequence ATGAGGATTCAGATCATTTCCGACCTTCATCTCGATGCCGCGGTCACCAAGCCGATCGTTCTGGCGGACGCCATCGACGCGGTCGTCGTCGCCGGGGACACCTGTCAGGGCTCCGTACAAGCGTTCGAAGCCTTGCGGCGGATCGTGCCGTGTGAAGTGCCCATCATCATGGTGATGGGCAACCACGAGTTTTACCGCAGAGCCATTCACGACGAGCTTGCGCTCGCCATGGCGAAGGCGCGCGACTTCAACATCACGTTGCTGGAAGAAGGCACCGCCGTCATCGGCGGCGTGCGCTTCGTCGGCGCCACACTGTGGACCGATTATGGGCTGTTCGGCGGGAGCTCAATGGACCTCGCAATCCATGCGGCACGGCTCGGGATGAACGATCACCTCCTCATCGCGTTGCGGGAGGGGCCGATGCAACGCTTTGACCCCGAGGATGCGCAGGCGATGCATCGCCAGTCACGAGCCTATCTTGCGGCAGTCCTGGCCACCCCGTTCCCGGGACCGAGCGTGGTCGTTACCCACCATGCCCCTCACCCGGGTTCGGTCCATCAGCGCTATCAGTCCGACCTGTTGAGTGCGGCATTTGTGTCCGACCTGTCCGAGCCGATCAGGCGTTACTCACCCGATCTGTGGATCCACGGCCACGTCCATAACTCGTTCGACTATCGGGTCGGGCGGACCCGGATCGTCTGCAATCCGCACGGCTATGGCAGGGAGAACCCCGCCTTCGATCCATCACTGGTCGTGGAGGTCGCGTCATGA
- a CDS encoding hypothetical protein (product_source=Hypo-rule applied): MNMSYRDNMDARIEMIDRVNPTDLKALGGGQAAPPSEH, from the coding sequence ATGAACATGAGTTACCGCGACAACATGGACGCGCGGATCGAGATGATCGACCGGGTCAACCCGACCGACCTCAAGGCGCTCGGAGGCGGTCAGGCGGCACCTCCATCGGAGCATTGA
- a CDS encoding hypothetical protein (product_source=Hypo-rule applied), producing the protein MQLTKILGSLADVYGRIFLTPYGEIDIATSARS; encoded by the coding sequence ATGCAGCTCACCAAGATCCTGGGCAGCCTCGCGGACGTCTACGGACGCATCTTCCTGACGCCGTACGGCGAGATCGATATCGCCACCTCGGCAAGATCATAG
- a CDS encoding hypothetical protein (product_source=Hypo-rule applied; superfamily=51306) → MTLAPALKTACGAKRGLSSDLRSVFGDSPMRLRSCQSRSVAGTAIQPAGVVPDAGRPSLPGPEPRYRRGETILVEPPEHGFRHGDDVVIELEGEGAFEVGRLLIEGREKLVIEHPRRGNISIERVAIRSTRRIAFVAR, encoded by the coding sequence GTGACGCTCGCGCCCGCCCTGAAAACTGCCTGCGGCGCCAAAAGAGGTCTTTCGAGCGACCTCCGAAGCGTTTTCGGCGATTCCCCGATGCGCTTAAGATCGTGTCAGTCGAGAAGCGTCGCCGGCACCGCCATACAGCCTGCCGGTGTTGTGCCGGATGCCGGCAGGCCTTCGCTTCCGGGGCCGGAGCCGCGCTACCGCCGTGGTGAAACGATCCTGGTCGAGCCGCCGGAGCACGGCTTCCGCCATGGCGACGACGTGGTCATCGAACTGGAGGGGGAGGGCGCGTTCGAAGTCGGGCGGTTGCTGATCGAGGGGAGGGAAAAACTCGTCATCGAACATCCCCGCCGCGGCAACATCTCTATCGAACGCGTAGCAATCCGGTCGACGCGGCGGATCGCCTTCGTGGCCCGCTAA
- a CDS encoding transposase (product_source=COG3293; cog=COG3293; pfam=PF13586; superfamily=52922), with protein sequence MSVHAADIQDRDGAHDLLRRARRRFPFVERIFADGGYQGPKMAKTVAATGCWKIEIVKRSDLHRFVVLPKRWIVERTFAWISRNRRLMRDFERYTRTVAAFVRLAMIRIMLRRLTRSTQCS encoded by the coding sequence GTGAGCGTCCATGCCGCAGATATTCAGGACCGCGACGGCGCGCATGACTTGCTACGCCGGGCGCGGCGGCGCTTTCCCTTCGTCGAGCGGATTTTCGCCGATGGCGGCTATCAGGGACCAAAAATGGCGAAGACTGTCGCCGCGACGGGATGTTGGAAGATCGAGATCGTCAAGCGTTCCGATCTCCATCGCTTCGTCGTCCTGCCCAAGCGCTGGATCGTCGAACGGACTTTCGCCTGGATCAGCCGCAATCGTCGCCTGATGCGCGATTTCGAGCGCTACACCAGGACCGTCGCAGCCTTCGTCCGCCTCGCCATGATCCGCATCATGCTCAGGCGCCTCACACGCTCAACCCAATGCTCCTGA
- a CDS encoding SH3-like domain-containing protein (product_source=COG3807; cog=COG3807; pfam=PF01610,PF06347; smart=SM00287; superfamily=50044), which translates to MEPLIVAGIDDWAFRKNHRYGTIVCDFERRRIVTLLPDREIATVRTWLSDHPEIRVVSRDRGGGYGEAVAKALPDAIQVADRWHLMENASAAFLNAVPRYVSLKSDHVNVRAGPTKDNDVAWVYTKSGLPVEITAEYENWRRVRDSEGAEGWVYHSLLSGRRTAVVTMKTKDDLASIYDSPDSKIAVAARLQAGVVAQVKRCSNGWCRVIGTGFDGWIEQQRLWGVYADEKVD; encoded by the coding sequence ATGGAGCCTCTGATCGTCGCCGGCATCGACGACTGGGCTTTTCGTAAGAACCATCGCTACGGAACAATCGTGTGCGATTTTGAGAGGCGGCGGATCGTAACGCTGCTTCCAGATCGAGAGATTGCAACGGTGCGGACTTGGCTTTCCGACCATCCGGAGATCAGGGTCGTATCGCGCGACCGTGGCGGAGGCTACGGTGAGGCCGTGGCAAAGGCGCTGCCCGACGCCATCCAGGTTGCCGACCGGTGGCACCTGATGGAGAACGCAAGCGCGGCCTTTCTCAACGCGGTGCCGCGCTATGTCAGCCTGAAGTCCGACCATGTGAATGTCCGCGCCGGCCCCACCAAGGACAATGACGTCGCCTGGGTCTACACCAAGTCAGGCTTGCCGGTAGAAATCACCGCCGAATACGAGAACTGGCGCCGGGTACGCGATTCCGAGGGCGCCGAGGGCTGGGTCTATCATTCCCTGCTGTCCGGCCGCCGCACCGCGGTGGTCACCATGAAGACCAAGGACGATCTGGCGTCGATCTATGACAGTCCCGATTCGAAGATCGCGGTCGCCGCCAGGCTGCAGGCCGGCGTGGTCGCGCAGGTCAAGCGCTGCAGCAACGGTTGGTGCCGCGTCATCGGCACCGGTTTCGATGGCTGGATCGAGCAGCAGCGGCTGTGGGGCGTGTACGCGGACGAGAAGGTGGATTGA
- a CDS encoding transposase (product_source=COG3293; cog=COG3293; pfam=PF13340) — protein MWKPEHRLTADRRGLRYPSDLSDAEWVLVAPMIPPARRGGRRRSVNVREVLNAIFYVLSTGCQWNAMPKDLPPKSTAHFYFLLWDWDGTLDRIHDALYVATREAAGREGSPTVAIIDSQSSKAAQKGALHSTRRALMRARRSRAASATSSSTHSASCSA, from the coding sequence ATGTGGAAGCCTGAACACCGTCTGACGGCCGACCGGCGCGGCCTGCGCTATCCCAGTGATTTGAGTGATGCGGAGTGGGTGCTTGTTGCTCCGATGATCCCGCCGGCGCGACGAGGCGGACGCCGCCGTTCGGTCAATGTACGCGAGGTGTTGAACGCGATCTTCTATGTGCTGTCGACCGGCTGCCAATGGAACGCGATGCCGAAAGATCTGCCGCCCAAGAGCACGGCGCATTTCTATTTTTTGTTATGGGACTGGGACGGCACGTTGGATCGTATTCACGACGCACTCTATGTAGCGACACGCGAAGCGGCCGGACGCGAGGGGAGTCCCACGGTTGCAATCATCGACTCGCAAAGCAGCAAGGCAGCGCAAAAAGGGGCTCTGCACTCGACCCGCAGGGCTTTGATGCGGGCAAGAAGATCACGGGCCGCAAGCGCCACATCCTCGTCGACACACTCGGCCTCTTGCTCGGCGTGA
- a CDS encoding hypothetical protein (product_source=Hypo-rule applied) translates to MAKRQYICDSSPPFYPLLSVNEAAARLPRTGPCADAGAFAPACTSPITANISI, encoded by the coding sequence ATGGCTAAGCGCCAGTATATCTGCGATTCGTCGCCCCCCTTCTATCCCTTGTTGTCTGTGAACGAGGCTGCCGCCCGGCTTCCCCGGACTGGGCCCTGCGCCGACGCAGGCGCGTTCGCGCCCGCCTGCACCTCGCCCATCACCGCAAACATCAGCATCTGA
- a CDS encoding type IV secretory pathway VirB4 component (product_source=COG3451; cog=COG3451; superfamily=52540), with protein MFATQDIPAMLRDNDKEAKSILANTSNKIFLRVEEMEMTAKFAAESTGKGFQPSRQGSPATLAR; from the coding sequence GTGTTCGCCACCCAGGACATTCCGGCGATGCTGCGCGACAACGACAAGGAAGCCAAGAGCATCCTCGCCAACACCTCCAACAAGATCTTCCTGCGCGTCGAGGAAATGGAGATGACCGCCAAGTTCGCGGCGGAATCCACCGGCAAGGGGTTCCAGCCCAGCCGGCAGGGTTCTCCGGCCACGCTGGCGAGATGA
- a CDS encoding hypothetical protein (product_source=Hypo-rule applied; superfamily=82771), which translates to MTQQFRVPHARFCVCGREPVRLASDVRPTDPTQGISHMSSNFHSSVLPTPASTSIIHRTCGGIASLREVFDEASNLSVLAFPMMALDQVARVRPLTYPACYMLTDGASVYVGESGQVGVRLAQHMTDASKNFATEVFVIRGANEFCLDKAAAVSLQHYFTNAVEAASLVSLLKNRNPHVIELPEWRRTSLDQLAHSARRLLFDAGCRALDSCNPPVLLSALPEFSNMPALVPDDPDEHGEMTIDVPISLDERREYQLDYANIWARGYDLSGDFIVCAGSEVRLRINESAQAIVHKRRRDLAEAGALEVIRGVDDRQRLRVSVAFPSMAIAAKVVTGAHANANAWLKRAPWQLMTLAN; encoded by the coding sequence ATGACGCAACAGTTCCGAGTCCCGCACGCCCGATTTTGCGTTTGCGGCCGGGAACCTGTGCGCCTCGCATCCGACGTCAGACCAACCGATCCCACGCAAGGGATCTCCCATATGTCTTCAAACTTCCATTCGTCGGTTCTGCCGACTCCGGCTTCCACCAGCATTATCCACCGGACCTGCGGCGGCATCGCCAGCCTGCGCGAGGTGTTCGATGAGGCGTCCAACCTGTCCGTGCTTGCCTTCCCGATGATGGCACTCGACCAGGTAGCCCGCGTTCGTCCGCTCACCTACCCCGCCTGTTACATGCTCACGGATGGCGCCAGCGTCTATGTCGGCGAAAGCGGCCAGGTTGGCGTCCGGCTCGCCCAGCATATGACCGATGCGAGCAAAAACTTTGCCACCGAGGTTTTTGTGATCCGCGGCGCCAACGAGTTCTGCCTGGACAAAGCCGCGGCAGTGTCCCTTCAGCACTATTTCACGAATGCGGTTGAGGCAGCCTCTTTGGTGAGCCTTCTCAAGAATCGCAATCCGCACGTCATCGAACTGCCGGAGTGGCGCCGCACCTCCCTTGACCAACTCGCCCACAGCGCCCGGCGGCTGCTGTTCGATGCGGGTTGCCGCGCGCTCGATTCCTGCAATCCACCGGTGCTGCTGTCAGCGCTGCCCGAGTTCTCGAATATGCCGGCTTTGGTGCCCGATGACCCGGACGAACATGGCGAGATGACCATCGACGTTCCGATCTCGCTTGATGAACGCAGAGAGTATCAGCTCGACTACGCCAATATCTGGGCTCGCGGCTACGACCTATCCGGGGATTTCATCGTCTGCGCCGGCTCTGAGGTTCGCCTCCGTATCAATGAGAGTGCCCAGGCGATCGTGCACAAGCGGCGGCGGGATCTCGCCGAGGCCGGCGCGCTCGAGGTCATTCGCGGCGTCGACGATCGGCAGCGCCTCAGGGTCTCCGTCGCGTTCCCCTCCATGGCCATTGCAGCAAAAGTTGTCACCGGTGCGCATGCCAACGCCAATGCCTGGCTGAAGCGCGCCCCGTGGCAGCTGATGACGCTGGCGAACTGA